In the Verrucomicrobiia bacterium genome, CGAAACCACCTGGTTCCTGACCAAGATGACGCACAAATCGATTTTTTACCTGATCCTCGGAAAAATTTCCATGAAGGCCATTTCCGGCCCGGTGGGCATCATTTCCATGACGGGCGACGCGGCCAAGCTCGGGCTTCCTTACGTCCTCCAGCTCATGGCCACGCTCAGCATTTCGCTGGCCGTCATCAACCTCCTGCCCGTTCCCGCGCTCGACGGCGGCCATCTGCTCTTCCTCCTCATCGAAGGCGTGCGCCGCAAAAAAGTGAGCCTCGTCGTGCAGGAGCGCGTCACGCAGGTGGGCTTTGCCCTGCTGCTGGCCCTGATGGTTTTTCTGATTTACAACGACTTGGCCAACATCGATGCCTTCGACAAGATCCGCGGCATTTTCATAAAACCCTAGACGCACCTCCTCACCATCCTCTCCTCCTTGAGGAGGAGAGGGCCAGGGAGAGGAGGCGCAGGATCAAAACGAGAAAACTCATGAAGTGGACTGAAAGCCTGATTCCAACCCTGCGCGACGTGCCCAAAGACGCCGAGGCCGCGAGCCACAAGCTGGCCTTGCGCGCGGGCCTTGTCCGCCAGCTCGCTTCCGGTGTTTACAGCTACCTTCCGCTCGGATTCCTGTCGCTGCGCAAAATCATCGAGATCGTGCGCGAGGAAATGGTGCGCGCGGGCGCGCAGGAACTGCTGCTTCCCGCGCTGCATCCGGCCGAGCTTTGGAAAAAGACCGGCCGTTACGATTCGCTCGGCGAAGACAAGCTCGCCTTCAAGAACCGCGCGGGACATGAATTCGTGCTCGGGCCCACGCACGAAGAAGTCATCACGGACCTCGTCGCCAACAACGTGAAGTCCTTCCGCGACCTTCCTTTTAATCTCTTCCAGATCCAGACGAAATTCCGCGACGAGGCGCGCCCGCGTTACGGCGTGATCCGCACCAAAGAATTCATCATGAAGGACGCGTACAGCTTTGACCGCGACGACGCCGGCCTCGACAGGCATTACCAGAAAATGGCTGAAGCCTACCGCCGCATCTTCACGCGCTGCGGCCTTTCGTTCCACATCGTGCACGCGGACACGGGCATGATGGGCGGCAAGATGAGCCAGGAATTCATGGTCGTATGCCCGTACGGCGAAGACAAGGTTGCCTTGTCGGACAAGGGCTACATGGCCAGCGTGGAAATCGCGCAGCGCAGCCAGCCTTCGCAGGCCGCCAAAGCCGCGGCGGGCGACTCCAAGCCCGAAGTCTTCGACACGCCGAACCTCCGCACGATCGACGAAATCACGCACCGCTACAAGCTCAAGGCCGAGCAGATGATCAAGACCATGATTTTCATGGCGGACGAAAAACCCGTGGCCGCGCTTGTGACCGGCAGCAGCGACGTCAACGAAGTGAAGCTGCGCAAAATGCTCGGCGTTTCGAAATTGCGCCAGGCGACGAGCGAAGAAATCCGCAACTCTACCGGAGCGCCCGTGGGATTTGCCGGGCCCGCCGGATTGAAAATTCCCGCTTACGCGGATTGGGACATTGTGGAAGGCGTGGATTACGTGACCGGCGCGAACGAGAAAGACAAGCACGTGAAGAATATCCGCCTCGGCCGTGACTTCAAGCCGGCCGGCATGGGCGACATCCGGTTCGTCAAAGACGGGGATCTGTCGACGGACGGAACCCCGCTGAAACTCCTGACCACCATGGAAATCGGACACATCTTCAAGCTCGGCACGCGTTATTCCGACGCGCTGCAGGCGGTTTATCTGGATGAAAAGGGCGACCGCAAGCCCATCATCATGGGCTGCTACGGCATCGGCGTGAATCGCATCCTGGCCGCCGCGATCGAGGAACATCATGACGACAAAGGCATCAAGTGGCCGCTTTCGATCGCGCCTTATCAGGTGATCCTCATCACGCTCAACGAGAAAGAACCCAAGATCAAAGACGCCGCGGAAAAACTCTACCGGGATTTGAGCCAGGCCGGGATCGACGTGCTGTACGACGACCGCGACGAGCGCGCGGGCGTGAAATTCAAGGACGCGGACCTTGTCGGAATTCCAGTCCATCTGGTTTTAGGGGAAAGAGGGCTTGCGGAAGGGAAGATCGAAATCAAGTACCGGGCGACAGGCGCTTCGGAGCTTGTTCCTCTCGAGGGATTCGACATCAGGCAGGCTTTGGCCAAGGCTGACCTTCCCGCTACAACTGGCGCAAGCCGCGCCTAATCCCCCCTCACCCTTCCCTCTCCCCTCAGTGGAGAGGATAAAGGAGAGGGGAATCCATTTTTGACTAAGATTTAGTCACGGTATATTTCGGCGTTTCCCACTCCGCCCCGATCAGTCTTTCCTTGTTGTTTTCTTTGTCCAGGATCATGTAAAACGTGTATTTCTTCTGGCCTGGATACTCGTCGGGGCTGATGCCGAAAGCCATTTTGGGAATCTCCACGCCGATCGCGAATTGCCGTTTCTCGTACTGGCCTTTCAGGACTTGCTTCGTCTTGAAGACCACGCCTTTTTCGATCTGGTGCGTGAAGCCTTTGCGGCCTTCGATCACGTCGATCTGCTGGGATTTTTCCGCCTTGAATATTTTCATGTAAACCGCGGAGACGATGATGTCGGCCTGGCGCGTCAGCTCCTGGCGCTGCTCCTCTTTGTAGAGGTTGTTGTCGCCGGAAGTGCATCCTGCCAGGAAGACCGCGGCGGTAATCAGGATCAGTTTTTTCATAGTCCTCGGGGAGATGCGTTCTTGCCTGCGGGAGGAGCCGGCATTATGCTAGTGACCGTTTGACACTCTTGCCGTTGGGCCATCAACATGAATGATAATAAAAAAAAGCCAAAAATCAAGTGGCCGAAAAAGATCATCCACGTGGACATGGATGCTTTTTACGCCGCGATCGAGCAGCGCGACTTTCCCCAATATAAAGGAAAGCCCGTGATCGTGGGCGGCAGCCCGAAGTCGCGCGGCGTCGTCAGCACCTGTTCCTACGAAGCGCGGCCTTTCGGGGTGCGTTCGGCCATGCCCGCGGCCCAGGCCTACCGCCTGTGCCCTCAGGCGATTTTCCTTCCGCCCCGCTTCGAAGTCTACCGCGAAGCCTCGCGGCAGGTCATGGCCATCCTGAGGCAGCACACGGAAAGGGTCGAGAGCGTTTCCCTCGACGAGGCGTACCTGGACGTTACCGAGCACCGGTTTAAGCTGGAAGACCCTTGCATGATCGCCACGCTCATCAAACAGAACATTCACGCGGCCACGCATCTTACGGCCTCGGCAGGCGTCGCCGTGAACATGTTCCTGGCCAAGATTGCTTCGGATTTCAACAAGCCCGATGGGCTCACCGTGATCGAGCCCGGCACCGAAGCCGCGTTTCTCCGTCCCCTTTCCGTGCGCAAAATTCCGGGGGTCGGGCCGGTGACGGAGCGTCAGCTGGAAAGCCTGGGATTCAAGACCTGCGCGGACCTCGCGGACGCGGATGCGGCGAAGCTGCGGTCGGCGCTCGGGAAATGGGGACCCGACTTGCAGCGGCGGGCGCAGGGGCGGGATGACCGCGAAGTCGAGCCTTACGGGGAACCCAAACAATCGAGCACCGAAGAGACGTTCGACAAAGACACGCGCGACGTGGAAGCGATGAAGGAGCACCTTGCCGTTTATGCGCGCGAGGTGTTCGAGCACCTGAAAGCCAGCGACAGGATGGGGCTCACCGTCGTGCTCAAGGTCAAATACCACGACTTCGAAAGCATCACGCGCTCTTTCACCCTGAAACAGCCGCCTGAAGATTGGCAGGAAATTTTCGAGGTCGCGGCCCGGCTCCTGGAAGGCAAAACCCAGGCGGGAAAAAAGCCCGTGCGCCTTCTGGGGCTCGGCATTTCCGGCCTCAGGCCCGCGGACGAATTCAAAGGCTCTTTTACGCCTGACCTTTTCGGCTGGCGCGGAGGAGCGGCGTGAGAAAATTTTTTATCCTGATCGCGGCCGGCTATGCCTGCGTCGCGCTTTTCATCGGCATCACGATCGTGACTTCCAAGCGCCGGCATCCCGCGAACCCGCAGGAGATCCAGGCGGGCGGGGAAACGGACGCCAAGGGCAGGGAAGACGGCTTCTCGCAGAGCGCTTCGTCCGGCCCCGTGGGAAGCGGCTCGGCAAACCAGCAGGAGCTGAACGCCAAAAACCGTAACCGCACCTTCAAGACTTTTTATAAAACCGGCCGCTTGAGCTCTTCGTGGATTTTCAAAGACGGGCTTTTGACCGGAGCGGCTGAGCTTTACTACGAGGACGGAAATCCGCGGCTCGAAATGAATTTCGTGAAAGGCGCGATGGAGGGGCCGTGGCGCGAGTACGACGAATCGGGCAATCTGACCGAAGAGATGTCTTATTCCCGCGGGATTCCCGCGGGCGTGGCCCGCGAGTATTATCCCGGAAAAAAAACGCGCAGTGAAATCTCCTACGAGGAAGGTGAACCGCAGGACCCTGTTTTTTATTCGGAAAACGGGGAACGCGTTGCCTCGGCCTTGAAGGCCGTCGAAGATGCGGCGCAGACTGAAACGCTTATCGCGTTCTACGCGGATGGGACGCAAAGCGGCGTCTGGCAGGCGAAGGCGGGCATGCTGGAAGGGCCGGGGCGCTGGTTCGACCGCAAGGGCAGGCTGCAGCAGGAAGTCCCGTATAAAGAGGGAGCGGCGCAGGGAACCGCGAAAGCTTACAGCGCGGAGGGCGTGCTGCTCGAAGAAGCCCAGTACGTCAACGGCCTTCGCCAGGGTGTTGCCCGGTATTATTATCCGGACGGAACGCTGTGGCTTGAGATGAGTTACGAGCACGGCATTCTGGCCGGTGTTCCCAAAGGCTATTCGCAGGCCAAGACCGAGCCCGCCAACGCCTGAAATCGTCCAAGACTTCCTTTTACACCGCCCTCAAATTATGGTAAATTTTTCAATTCACGCCCAAATTTTATGAAAAAGCAGAATAAAAACAATCTGGTCTGGCTGGACATGGAGATGACGGGACTCAATCCCGAGAAGGAAGTCATCATTGAGATGGCGACCATCGTCACGGACAGCGACCTCAACATCCTGGCCGAGGGCCCGAGCCTGGTCCTCCATCAGCCCGCCAAATATCTGAAGGCCATGGATGAGTGGAACACGAACCAGCACACCAAGTCCGGGCTCGTGGACCAGGTCAAGAAATCCAAGATCACTCCGGCGGCCGCGGAGAAAAAGACGCTCGCGTTCCTCAAGGACTACTGCGTGCCGGGAAAGTCGCCGCTGTGCGGCAACTCCATCCATCACGACCGGCGCTTCGTCATCAAATACATGCCGCGCCTGAATGCGTACCTGCATTACCGGCACTTGGACGTGAGCACGATCAAGGGGCTGATCGACCGCTGGTATCCGAAGAACAAAGACCTTCCCAAAAAGTCCGATTCGCACCGCGCGCTCGACGACATTCGCGAGTCGATCGAAGAACTGCGGTTTTACCGTAAAACCTATTTTGTAAAACCCTAAAGCTGAGGCATTTTATGTTTGGAAATATGGGAGAGCAGCTCAAGCTGGTGCAGCGGCTCATGAAAGATAAAAAGTTCCAGGCCTTTATCATGAACCCGAAGGTGCAGGCGCTCCTGCAGGATCCGGAGTTTCAGCAGATCGCCCAATCCAAGAACCTCGATAAAATGAAGTCCCATCCCAAATTCGCAGTCATGATGCAGGACCCTGAGTTGATGGAAGTCATCAAGCAGCTTGTCCAGGGCCAGGTGGGAGGCTGACATGGAAGCCAAAGTGAACGAAGAGACCCTCGACATTTCGGAAAAGGGCCTGGCGCCGCAGACCAGCGACCAGCGGCTCTACATGCAGTTTCTTGCTTTCGGCGGCGCGGCGGACACGCAGGCGCTGAGGAAAGCTCTGGAAGCGCGCGGGCTCGAAGCCGTGCTGTACGAAGACCTCAACGATCCGCGCGGCGTGGGCCTGCTGTTCATGAACGAAAATCCGGATTTTTTTATCCGTGAGATCCGGCCGCTCCTCGCGGCCGCGCCGTTCGCTCCGCTCACGCCGAAGCCCGAGCTCACGATGTTCGGGCGCACCTACGCGCTGGGCCGCGAAACCGATTTAAAAGACTGGCTCTTCGAGAAGCCGCGGCGCAACGCGCTCAATCCCGAATGGCCGTGGGCCATCTGGTATCCGCTGCGCCGGCGTTCCGAATTCGAGCTGCTGCCCAGGGAAGAGCAGGGGAAGATCCTCTACGAACACGCCAAAATCGGCATGGCCTACGGAAGGGCGGATTACGCCCACGACATCCGCCTGGCCTGCTACGGCCTGGACCGCGCGGACAATGAATTCGTGATCGGACTCGTCGGCCGCGAACTTTTCCCGCTTTCCAAAATCGTCCAGGACATGCGCAAGACCCAGCAGACCGCCAAATACATCCAGTCCCTCGGGCCTTTTTTCGTCGGCAAGGCCGTCTGGCAAAGTGCGCGGCGGGCATGAGCAGTACGGACTCTGCACAGATGAAACCCCTCACCCTTCCCTCTCCCCGCAAGCGGGGAGAGGGGTAGGGAGAGGGGAATGTCTCCCGCGCTGAAAAAATTCCTCCTGCTGTTTTTCTCGCTGTTATTCGCATTCGGTCTTGCGGAAGCCGGACTCCGGTTTTTCGTCGAGCCTCCGCCGGAACCGGTCGCGCTCAACCTGGTGGAAGCGGACCAGCCCTATGCGTACCGCTTGAATCCCGCGCATCCGGAGATCAGCCCGCAGGGCCTGCGTGACCGCGTTTTCGAAATTCCAAAACCCGCGGGCACTTTCCGCATCCTCGCGCTGGGAGATTCGGTGACCTACGGGCTTTTCGTTCCCGCCGAAAAATCTTTCCCCAAGCAGCTCGAACGGGTCCTGAAAGAAAATCATCCGCGGCTGGAAGTCATGAATGCGGGCGTCAACGGGTACAGCACCTACAACGAAGCTGGATTTTATCAGGCCCTCGGCGCTTCATTCGCGCCGGATCTCGTGCTGCTGGGATTTTGCCCGAACGACATTACCGATCCCACGCTTCACTGGCATGACCGGGAAGGCTATTTCCGGAATCTTCCTCAGGAAGCTTTTCCGGATCCCGAGCGGCACCGGCTCGAAGTAGCTCCGCGGTTTTACGGCCGCGGCGGGCTGCCGCGATTTTTGGAGCATGCCGCGCTTTACCGTTTCTGGGAAACGCGCAAAACCGTGGCCCTTGCCCGGGATAAACGCTTTGAGCCCGCGGCCGGAAAGAACTGGCCCGTGTACGTGGCCGACGACGACACGGACGCGACGCTCCTTTCGCTCACGCGCCCGGATTCCAAAGAATGGCAATGGCTGGGCGGCCAGCTGATCCGGCTGGACAAAGCCGTGAAGGAAAAAGGCGGACGGCTCGTCGTGCTGGTCCTGCCCCTCTCCTACCAGACCGAACCGGGCTATCCCTTTCATCCGGAAACTGTTTTTCTCGAATTCTGCCGTCAAAACCAGATTGCGTGCTGGGACCCGCTTCCCGCGCTAAGGGAAAAGGGCGGCCCGTCGCTTTACATGGGACGGCACCGGTATCACCCGCATGATGTCTGGCATTTTTCCGAAAAAGGAAATGCCGTCGTGGCCGGAGCGCTCGCGGATTTTCTCGAAGCGGAAAATCTTGTTCCCCGGGAGTGGGGATCGTCCTAAATGTCGCTTGAAACCGCCCATATCGGCGTGCTTTACGTCGAAATTTTTATCCCGCTTTCAGGTTCCCTGAAGTCCAAGCGGAGCGTCTTGAAAAGCATCAAAGACAGGCTGCGCTCCCAATTCAACGTCTCCGTCGCCGAGATCGGGGAAAGGGACAAATGGCAGCGCTCGGTCCTCGCGGCCTGCGTGGTCGGCGCGGATAAAACATATCTTGACCAATGCCTTCAAAGTATTTTATCCTTCTTCAACAACGTGCATGACATCCAACTGATCCAGCACCAAATCGAATTTCTCTGATGAGAAGCTATGAACATCAGTTTTAGCGCAAAAACCTGGTGTTTGTCAGCCCTCCTTGTCCTTGCCCTCGTCCCCGTTTGCCGTGCCGATTCCGCCCAGTGGTCGCAGCTTGAGGATCAGGTGATCCGCCTCTACCAGAACGGCGCCTACCCGGAGGCCGCGCAGGCCGCGACGCAGGCGCTTGCCGCCGCGGAAGAAGCCTTCGGCGAAAACGACCCGAAAGTCGCGGAGACGCTCAATCAGCTTGCCATGATCCATTACGCGCAGGGCGATTACGCGGGCGCGGAGCCGCTCAACAAGCGCGCGCTGAAAATCCGTCAGGACGTGCTCGGCCCCGAGCATCCGGACGTGGCGCAGTCGCTGAACAACCTCGCGCTGCTGTATCACTCGGTCGGTAAATATAAGGAAGCCGAGGATTATTATAAAAAGGCCATGGCTATCGAAGAAAAAATCCGCGGCCCGAACCATCCGAACCTCGCGACGTCGATGAACAACCTTGCGCACCTTTACAGCATCCAGGGAAAATACGAAGAGGCGGAGCCGCTGTACGAGCATGCGCTCCTGATCGATTCCCATGCGCTCGGCGAAAACCACCCGAACGTGGCGACCGACATGGACAATCTCGCCAAGCTGTACGTGGCCAAGGCCCGCTATGGCGAAGCTGAATCGCTGGCCGAAAAGGCCATTGCCGTGCGCAAGAAAATCTACGGTGACGATCACCCCGACGTCGCGTCTTCGCTCAACACGCTCGCGGACATTTACCGGGTGCAGGGCCGCTACGCCCAGGCTAAAGAGCTGCTCGTGAAAGCGCATGCCATCGACATCAAGACGTTTGGGGAAAGCCATCCCGACCTTGCGCGGGATTACAACAATCTCGGGCTCGTCGAGGACGCGATGGGGAATTACCAGGACGCGCTTGCGTATCACGAGAAGGCGCTCGAGATCCGCGTGAAGACTTTGGGTGAAAGGCATCCTGCCGTGGCGCAGTCGCTGAATAACATCGGGGCGATTTATGAAGCCCTGGAAGATTATGAGGCCGCGCGGAAAAACTACACGCAGGCGCTGGAAATCCGGGAGGCCGTGTTCGGCAAAGAACACCCGCAGGTGGCGCAGTCGCTGGTGAACCTCGCAAGCGTCGAAGACCTGCTTGGCAATGCCGAACAGGCGCGGGGCTATTACGAATCCGCGCTCGAGATTTCAAAAACCATTTACGGGGAGGAGCATCCGGAAGTGGCGCTGCTCCTGATCAATCTCGGCAGCTTTTACGAGCATGAAGGCGATTACATGAAAGCGGAAAGCCTTTACAAACAGGCGATGAAAATCGACCAGACGGTTTTCGGGGCCAATCATCCGTCCGTCGCATCGGCGCTCATCCATCTTGCCGAAATCGATACGCTCCAGGGCAATTTTACCGACGCCGAACCGTTGATCGCGAGGGCGCTCCAGATTTACACGAAGGTTTACGACAAAGGCAATCCGGAAAGGGTCCGCGTTCTCAACGAGCTGGCGGAAAATCTGCGCCAGCGGCAGGAATATCAGGAGGCCGAGGTCCTGTACCTGGAAGCGCTCACCAGCCTCGAAGAGGCGGGGCGGAAAAATCCTTATCTGGAAGCGGTCGTCTCGCACAACCTGGCGCTGCTTTATCACAACTGGCAGAAAAACGAGCAGGCAAGGCCGTATTTCCAAAAGACCATCGCCCTTTTGGAGGCGCAGGGGCCCGCGGCCTCCGGCGCTTTGAAAACCGCCCTCGAAAACTATGCCGCCAGCCTCAATGAAATGGGCAAGCAAAGCGAAGCCAAAAAGATCCAGAAAAAAGCCGGAAAACTCCCTTCTTAAGCCTCTTCCCGCCGCTGCTTCACCCCTCTTTTTCAAAATTCGATAATTATTATAACCCTTTGCAAATGAAAGGGTAGCAGTGTCCCACAGCGGCCTTTTAGGAACCTCCGTACGCACCCTGTTAGTTATGTTAGGTCTGTTGTTAATTGTTAGTTTGCGTGCTAGCTTTTAGTTGGACGGAGGGTGTGTATGAGGGCAAGACAGCGCGGATTCACATTCCTGGAATTGGTCGTCAGCATGGCCATCCTTTCTCTGGTGGTGCTGACTTCGTTTCGCGTGCTGACCGAGGCCCATTTCATGGCCATGGAAGCCCGCAACCGGCTGCTTGCGGCGAACACCGCGCGCGCGACTTTGGAAGCCATCAAAAATACGCCCCTTGCGAACGTCCCTGCCCTTAATGGAAATACCTATTTGTCTCCGGATTTGCCGGCGGGTAACGTCCAGATTCTAACCAATCCCGCGAACGTGGCTGCGGCCAATATCGCGACCGTCACGGTGCGGGTCACCTGGAGGAATCCCAAGAATCTGCCGGCCGTTTTTACGATCTCGACGATGCGGTGGAGGTTATGATGGAAACCGTGAACGGGCGCCGTGACAAACGGAGAAATAAAGACGAGCGGGGATTCACTCTGCTCGAGCTCATGATGGTTACCGCGTTCATGGTGATTGTTTTCGCTTCGGTGGCCTCCGTCATCGTGATGAGCCAGCGCATCTTTTACAACACCAGCGCTTACGCCCTGCTGACACAAAGCTCGATGCAGACCCTGCGTTACATCAGCCGTGAAATCAGCCAGACCAGCCCGAACCTCACTCCCAGCCATCTGAACATTGCCGCCGGGGCGGGCGGCAACAGCACGGTCTGCTTCCAAATTCCCGTGGATTTCGATAACGACGGCGATGCCGTCAACGGCAGCATGAACCCGCAGGTGGAGTGGGGTGCCTACTCACAGGCGGGCCAGACGACCAACGGCCTGCTGAACGACTGGGTTTGCTATTCGGTCAACAACACCAACCAGTTGATACGCCAGGTGTCGGACGCCGCTTTCGCGCCCGCGGCCGGGCAGACCCCGCAAGTTGTCGCCAACAACGTCCAGACTTTCCAGGCGGTGAAGAACAGCAATGAGACGCTGACCATGACGGTCACGCTCCGCGCCACGAACAACATGGGGCAAAGCGGCGCCGGACGGACTTTCAACGAGACCTTTACGAGCACGACACTGCTGAGAAACGCAGTGAATTAAAATTCTTTTTTTCAGGAGGATCCCATGATCCTTTCAACTTTGAGAAACCAAAAAGGCATCGCGCTCATCACGGTGTATGCGACCAGCGCCTTCATCACCATTCTTTCGGCGGCCGCGGTCGGACGCGCTTTCTGGGAAAGACGGCACGTGGACAATGAGATTTCGCGCCTGCAAAGCCTGGCCGCCGCGGAAGCCGGACTGCAGCGGGCCATGTTCCAGGTTTCTCAAAACGCCTACACGGGATTCATCAACACCGCTGCGATCAATTGGCCGTCCTTCCAGGACGTCAGCGGGGTTACGGTGGGGAGTTTTACGGCGAACATTCAGTACCCGAACCAGGCCGATTGGGTCATTGTTCAGGCGACAGGCACGGTCAACGGCTTTACGCGGAATCTCGAAGGCCGCATCTTCCTCGATTCCAATCTTTCGAAATATCTGGTCTACGCGAACGCCACGACATTTGCCTCGGGAGACAATGCGCAATATGGCAGCTCCAACGGCGTCGATCCCCAGGGAGTTTCGGGCAATCCGGACGACAGGACCATGATGTATTTCACGGGCAATTGGGACGCGAACGGCACCAACGTGGACCTGTACGGCGACGTGCTCGCCGAAGGCGGCATTGCCGGCAACGCCTCTTCCCAGGTCCACGGCGACACCTACGGCCAGAATTTCGCCCAAAACGGCGCGGGCCAGGTGACCAACAGCGGCGTGACCGGCGGCATGGTGGTGGGCGACGGCTTCGCGGACGATACGGATCGCAACGGCGACGGCGTCATCAACAATAATGATTATGGGGACTATCACGATCTGACCGACAGCGGAGGCAA is a window encoding:
- a CDS encoding proline--tRNA ligase — encoded protein: MKWTESLIPTLRDVPKDAEAASHKLALRAGLVRQLASGVYSYLPLGFLSLRKIIEIVREEMVRAGAQELLLPALHPAELWKKTGRYDSLGEDKLAFKNRAGHEFVLGPTHEEVITDLVANNVKSFRDLPFNLFQIQTKFRDEARPRYGVIRTKEFIMKDAYSFDRDDAGLDRHYQKMAEAYRRIFTRCGLSFHIVHADTGMMGGKMSQEFMVVCPYGEDKVALSDKGYMASVEIAQRSQPSQAAKAAAGDSKPEVFDTPNLRTIDEITHRYKLKAEQMIKTMIFMADEKPVAALVTGSSDVNEVKLRKMLGVSKLRQATSEEIRNSTGAPVGFAGPAGLKIPAYADWDIVEGVDYVTGANEKDKHVKNIRLGRDFKPAGMGDIRFVKDGDLSTDGTPLKLLTTMEIGHIFKLGTRYSDALQAVYLDEKGDRKPIIMGCYGIGVNRILAAAIEEHHDDKGIKWPLSIAPYQVILITLNEKEPKIKDAAEKLYRDLSQAGIDVLYDDRDERAGVKFKDADLVGIPVHLVLGERGLAEGKIEIKYRATGASELVPLEGFDIRQALAKADLPATTGASRA
- the dinB gene encoding DNA polymerase IV translates to MNDNKKKPKIKWPKKIIHVDMDAFYAAIEQRDFPQYKGKPVIVGGSPKSRGVVSTCSYEARPFGVRSAMPAAQAYRLCPQAIFLPPRFEVYREASRQVMAILRQHTERVESVSLDEAYLDVTEHRFKLEDPCMIATLIKQNIHAATHLTASAGVAVNMFLAKIASDFNKPDGLTVIEPGTEAAFLRPLSVRKIPGVGPVTERQLESLGFKTCADLADADAAKLRSALGKWGPDLQRRAQGRDDREVEPYGEPKQSSTEETFDKDTRDVEAMKEHLAVYAREVFEHLKASDRMGLTVVLKVKYHDFESITRSFTLKQPPEDWQEIFEVAARLLEGKTQAGKKPVRLLGLGISGLRPADEFKGSFTPDLFGWRGGAA
- a CDS encoding toxin-antitoxin system YwqK family antitoxin; the encoded protein is MRKFFILIAAGYACVALFIGITIVTSKRRHPANPQEIQAGGETDAKGREDGFSQSASSGPVGSGSANQQELNAKNRNRTFKTFYKTGRLSSSWIFKDGLLTGAAELYYEDGNPRLEMNFVKGAMEGPWREYDESGNLTEEMSYSRGIPAGVAREYYPGKKTRSEISYEEGEPQDPVFYSENGERVASALKAVEDAAQTETLIAFYADGTQSGVWQAKAGMLEGPGRWFDRKGRLQQEVPYKEGAAQGTAKAYSAEGVLLEEAQYVNGLRQGVARYYYPDGTLWLEMSYEHGILAGVPKGYSQAKTEPANA
- the orn gene encoding oligoribonuclease, whose product is MKKQNKNNLVWLDMEMTGLNPEKEVIIEMATIVTDSDLNILAEGPSLVLHQPAKYLKAMDEWNTNQHTKSGLVDQVKKSKITPAAAEKKTLAFLKDYCVPGKSPLCGNSIHHDRRFVIKYMPRLNAYLHYRHLDVSTIKGLIDRWYPKNKDLPKKSDSHRALDDIRESIEELRFYRKTYFVKP
- a CDS encoding chlorite dismutase family protein, which encodes MEAKVNEETLDISEKGLAPQTSDQRLYMQFLAFGGAADTQALRKALEARGLEAVLYEDLNDPRGVGLLFMNENPDFFIREIRPLLAAAPFAPLTPKPELTMFGRTYALGRETDLKDWLFEKPRRNALNPEWPWAIWYPLRRRSEFELLPREEQGKILYEHAKIGMAYGRADYAHDIRLACYGLDRADNEFVIGLVGRELFPLSKIVQDMRKTQQTAKYIQSLGPFFVGKAVWQSARRA
- a CDS encoding GDSL-type esterase/lipase family protein; the encoded protein is MSPALKKFLLLFFSLLFAFGLAEAGLRFFVEPPPEPVALNLVEADQPYAYRLNPAHPEISPQGLRDRVFEIPKPAGTFRILALGDSVTYGLFVPAEKSFPKQLERVLKENHPRLEVMNAGVNGYSTYNEAGFYQALGASFAPDLVLLGFCPNDITDPTLHWHDREGYFRNLPQEAFPDPERHRLEVAPRFYGRGGLPRFLEHAALYRFWETRKTVALARDKRFEPAAGKNWPVYVADDDTDATLLSLTRPDSKEWQWLGGQLIRLDKAVKEKGGRLVVLVLPLSYQTEPGYPFHPETVFLEFCRQNQIACWDPLPALREKGGPSLYMGRHRYHPHDVWHFSEKGNAVVAGALADFLEAENLVPREWGSS
- a CDS encoding DUF503 domain-containing protein; amino-acid sequence: MSLETAHIGVLYVEIFIPLSGSLKSKRSVLKSIKDRLRSQFNVSVAEIGERDKWQRSVLAACVVGADKTYLDQCLQSILSFFNNVHDIQLIQHQIEFL
- a CDS encoding tetratricopeptide repeat protein — translated: MNISFSAKTWCLSALLVLALVPVCRADSAQWSQLEDQVIRLYQNGAYPEAAQAATQALAAAEEAFGENDPKVAETLNQLAMIHYAQGDYAGAEPLNKRALKIRQDVLGPEHPDVAQSLNNLALLYHSVGKYKEAEDYYKKAMAIEEKIRGPNHPNLATSMNNLAHLYSIQGKYEEAEPLYEHALLIDSHALGENHPNVATDMDNLAKLYVAKARYGEAESLAEKAIAVRKKIYGDDHPDVASSLNTLADIYRVQGRYAQAKELLVKAHAIDIKTFGESHPDLARDYNNLGLVEDAMGNYQDALAYHEKALEIRVKTLGERHPAVAQSLNNIGAIYEALEDYEAARKNYTQALEIREAVFGKEHPQVAQSLVNLASVEDLLGNAEQARGYYESALEISKTIYGEEHPEVALLLINLGSFYEHEGDYMKAESLYKQAMKIDQTVFGANHPSVASALIHLAEIDTLQGNFTDAEPLIARALQIYTKVYDKGNPERVRVLNELAENLRQRQEYQEAEVLYLEALTSLEEAGRKNPYLEAVVSHNLALLYHNWQKNEQARPYFQKTIALLEAQGPAASGALKTALENYAASLNEMGKQSEAKKIQKKAGKLPS
- a CDS encoding prepilin-type N-terminal cleavage/methylation domain-containing protein; protein product: MRARQRGFTFLELVVSMAILSLVVLTSFRVLTEAHFMAMEARNRLLAANTARATLEAIKNTPLANVPALNGNTYLSPDLPAGNVQILTNPANVAAANIATVTVRVTWRNPKNLPAVFTISTMRWRL